The Acidobacteriota bacterium region GCAAGGCACAATCCAATCGAAAAAGCGCAGGTCGGTGTTGACGTTGAACGCGAAACCGTGAGACGTCACCCAGCGTGACACGTGAACGCCCAAAGCAACCAGTTTGTCGTTCCCGACCCAGGCTCCACGCGCGCCGTCAATCCGCCCGGCGTTTATTCCAAATTCGCCGGCCACGCGAATAAAGACTTCTTCCAGCGAGCGCATGTACCATGCAAGGTCTCGCCTGTGCCGAGTGAGGTCAAGAATGGGATAGCCGACAAGCTGGCCTGGTCCGTGGAAAGTGACATCGCCTCCTCGGTCGGTTTCAAAAACCTCGGCGCCCAGGCCGCGCAAACGCTCTCGAGAAAAGAGAATGTTTTCACGGTTGGCGTTTCGCCCCAGCGTGTAAACAGGATTATGCTCCAGGAGAAGAAGCGTGTCGGTAATTTCGCCGGCCTTCCGCGCAATGGCCCGCTCATGCTGGAGGCGCAGGCCTTCCTTGTACTCGACAACGCCCGGTAGTTCGACCTGGCAGATCATCAGGTAGGCGGACGCCATGCCGCCGACTGAGTAACGTCTCCACGCACCCGCAGGCGTGATGGCGTTCCCAGCTAAATGTGGATTGCCATTCCATGGACCGCGTGTGCGGCTTCAGGAACTGCCTCTGTGAGTGTCGGATGTGGATGGATAGTGCGCTCCAGGTCCTCAACCGTTCCTTCCAGGCGCATCACGACGACAGCCTCCGCGATCATCTCGGTGACGCGTGGCCCGATCATATGGACGCCCAGAATCTCGCCATAATGCCCGTCACTGACGATTTTGACAAAGCCTTCCTGCATACCCAGAATGGTGGCCTTGCTGTTTCCGACAAAAGGAAACTTTCCAACTTTTACATTGTATCCCGCCTCGCGGGCCTGACGTTCAGTGAGCCCCGCGCTGGCGATTTCCGGCTCGCAATATGTGCAATTCGGAATCTGTCGATAGTTGATGGGCTCGACAGGTTTTCCCGCGGCATGGGTTACGGCTACGATCCCCTCCATCGAACCCACATGGGCCAGCAGAGGGCTTCCGGCAACGATATCCCCAATCGCGTATACCCCGGGCTCATCCGTTCGCATGTAGGGATCCACCTTGACAAACCCGCGCTCCAACCTGATGCGGGTCTTTTCTATCCCGATGCCTTGCGTGTTTGGCGATCGACCCACGGCCACCAGGCACGTTTCTGCCTCAAGTTTTTGGGCGTTGCCCTGGGCATCTGTAAAATCAACCGTAACGCCTTTGGCTGTTTTTGAAACTTTCTCCACCTTCGCCTGGGTGTGGATCGCGATACCCTGTTTCTTGAAAGATTTCTCAAGGGTTGCCGAGACCTCTTCGTCTTCAAGAGGAACAATGCGCGGCAGCATCTCGATGATGGTTACGTCAGTTCCAAATCGCTTGAAGATAGAGCCGAATTCGACCCCGACTGCACCCGAACCGATGATGACCATCGACTTGGGCAGCTTCTTCAGGCTCAGAATCTCCTTGTTTGTCAGGATTGTTTTGGCGTCCGGTTCAAGGCCGGGAAGCATTTTGGCCTCGGAACCCGTTGCCAGGATTATGTTCTTAGCCTGAATTTCGCGGGACTTTTTGTTTGAGTCCGTTACGGTAATACGGCCCGGCCCGGAAAGCTGCCCAAACCCCTGCACAATTTCAACTTTGTTTTTCTTCAGCAGGAATTCCACCCCTTTGGCCAGCTTCGTGACTACCTTGTTCTGGCGTGCCTGGACCGCCGTCCAATCGACAGAGTATTCCTTGCACTCAATGCCGAATTCCTGCGCGTGTTTGAAGTAGTCATAAACCTCAGCATTAAGGAGCAGGTCCTTGGTGGGGATGCACCCAACGTGCAGGCACGTTCCCCCGAATTTATTGTCTTTTTCAATCAGAACGGTTTTCAATCCCAGCTGGCCGGCCCGAATGCCTGCCACATATCCGCCTGGTCCGCTTCCAATCACTGCAACATCGTATTTCGGCGCTTCTGCCAAATTCACACCTCCCCGGAGGTCTTATCAATTTCTTCCGGATGACAAGTTGTTATAACGGGAAATCTTACATGATGACAAACGGGCAAACAAGTTTACGCTCCAGCTCCGCCTTTCATCCACTTGAAAATTGGGAACTGTGGCGGGAGGTAAAGCCCAAAGTTTACTTTACCATAAGGCGATGCGGGTCCGGCCGCGCGGGACAATCGCGGCGCGCGATTCAGTCGGGATTTGGTTTTGGAAATGATCTTGTCGGCACTGGCAAGGTTCTTGGACAACCGATGCGGGATTGTGGCCTTCACGTCCACTATGATAGGTTCAAGAATCGGGCTGAATCGTTCAAAGTTCGTAAGCCCTTAAAATTTCCCAAGCGAGGTTAAGCGATGAATTGGACTGCCGATCTCTCTCGCGAAGTCAGTGGACAGGTTCTTGTGGATGATACATCGCGCGAAGCGGTGTCCACTGATTTTGGCCGGATCATTGTGCGGAAACCCGCCGCCGTGGTGCGGCCAGCGTCAAGCCAGGACGTGGCGAATGTCGTTAAGTTTGCGGTTCGCAACGGGCTTTCAGTTTCGACGCGCGGCGGCGGTCATTCGCAGACAGGGCAGTCCCTTTCAGACCAGATCGTACTGGACATGTCCACGCTAAAGGCCATTGCGAAGGTCGATCCCGGGAAAGGAACCGTCGCCTGCCAGGCCGGGTTAACGTGGCGTGATCTGGTAAACCACCTTGCTCATCAGCAGTTGTCGCCTCCTGTGCTGACCAACAATCTGGACGTGACGATTGGGGGCACGCTTTCTTCCGGTGGATTAGGCGTTGCTTCCTGGCGGCACGGAACCCAGGCCGATAATTGTCTGGAACTTGAAGTCGTTACTGGCGAAGGGGAAATCGTTTATTGTTCCAGCCAGCAAAACCAGGAACTTTTCAATGCCGTCCGCGCGGGCATGGGCCAGTTTGGCGTCATGACAAGTGCCGTGCTCAAGGTTCGTCCTCACCTTCCGCGCTTCCGCTCATATTACCTGCTCTATGATGAATTGCACGTCCTGTTGAAGGACCTGGAAGCATTGATGACGGACGAAAAGTTCGATTTCCTGGAATCCTGGTGTACCCCCTGTCCACAAGGCTTCAAGCAGGTTGGCGACACTCGCCAGGCATTCGCCGAGTGGTTTTTCCCGCTGCACGCCACCATTGAAATTGGCGATAGTCCGAGCGCTCCAAGCGATGAAAAGCTGGCGGGGCTGAAGTTTTATAAGCATGTCCACACCGAAGAAGGGAGCCTCGTCGATTTTTACTCGCGCCTCGACGCCCTGTTCGCCCTCTGGAAGCGGGCCGGTTTCTGGGACTATGCGCATCCCTGGATGGAATGCGTTTTGCCCTGGCAGACTACCCCGCTTTACATCGGGCAAGTCCTCCAGAATCTGCCCCCACAAGCGATTGCCGGAGGCCATATTCTGTTGTGGCCGGGCCGTGGTAAATCTTCATCGGTTCCCCTGTTCATGCACCCGTCGAGTGAGTACGTGATGGGGTTCGGCATCTTGCCAGCCGTTCCCCAGCGCTTTGTTGAAGAAGTGCTTCCACGGCTGAATATGGCCAGCCAGGCATCCACCATGTTGGGGGGGAAGCGCTACCTTTCGGGCTGGATTGCCTTTGATGCCTCCCAATGGGCGGCACACTATGGTGACAAGTGGGCTGACGTGTTGCGTATGAAGAAAAAATTTGATCCGCACCGGGTGTTGAATCCAGGTTTTGTCCGTTACGAGTAAGCCGCGTAAGACGGGGTGTCTGGGGGGCTGCTTTTCTTGACAGGCATAAGAGTTGCGTGTTAGATTTTTAGTCTTTTGTGTTCATAAATATTCCAATCCGTACCACTGACTAACATTTATGGGTGAAATCGCGAGCCAGCTTGGACAACTTCTTGTCCAGTCAATCCCGACAATAGTCTTTGTCGTTTTTCTGGTGGCTTTTCTTAACCGCCTGTTCTTTAAGCCGCTTTCCCGGGCGATGGATGCACGCGCAAAAGCCACGAGCGGCGCCCTCATCGAGGCCCGGGAGCAGGCTGAAAGAGCTGACGCGAGGCTTGCTGATTATGAGAGAGCCATTCAGGAGGGTCGCCAGAAGATCTATCAGCATGCCGAAGACGTACGCCGGGAGTCATTGAGCCAGCGTGACAGCCGGATCCACGAAGCGCGCAGTCGAGCGGACTCCATGGTGAACGAAGCTCAGGCCAGCTTGGCGAGGGAAGCGGCTATGGCTAAGCTGGAGCTTCAAACTACCGCGGATTTGCTGGCTGTAGAAGTTACAAACGCTCTTTTTGCTCCCCGTCATTTGCCGGGAGGACAGGGAGGCGCGCAGGGATGAGCCGCACATTGCGTGCAAGCATTCTTGCGGTATTTCTGTTAGGCGCATTCCATATCTTCCGGGCGCCGTTGCTGGCGGACGCCCCGCCAGCCGAACAGGCGGAAGAGGGCCGAGCAAACCATGAACTGCTCTTTGAGACGATCAATTTCGTTCTGCTTGCTGGCCTTCTGGTCTATTTATATCGAAAGCGAGGCAAAGCTTTTTTCAACGAGCGTTCAGACGCAATTCGAAGAA contains the following coding sequences:
- a CDS encoding FAD-binding protein yields the protein MNWTADLSREVSGQVLVDDTSREAVSTDFGRIIVRKPAAVVRPASSQDVANVVKFAVRNGLSVSTRGGGHSQTGQSLSDQIVLDMSTLKAIAKVDPGKGTVACQAGLTWRDLVNHLAHQQLSPPVLTNNLDVTIGGTLSSGGLGVASWRHGTQADNCLELEVVTGEGEIVYCSSQQNQELFNAVRAGMGQFGVMTSAVLKVRPHLPRFRSYYLLYDELHVLLKDLEALMTDEKFDFLESWCTPCPQGFKQVGDTRQAFAEWFFPLHATIEIGDSPSAPSDEKLAGLKFYKHVHTEEGSLVDFYSRLDALFALWKRAGFWDYAHPWMECVLPWQTTPLYIGQVLQNLPPQAIAGGHILLWPGRGKSSSVPLFMHPSSEYVMGFGILPAVPQRFVEEVLPRLNMASQASTMLGGKRYLSGWIAFDASQWAAHYGDKWADVLRMKKKFDPHRVLNPGFVRYE
- the lipB gene encoding lipoyl(octanoyl) transferase LipB, whose protein sequence is MASAYLMICQVELPGVVEYKEGLRLQHERAIARKAGEITDTLLLLEHNPVYTLGRNANRENILFSRERLRGLGAEVFETDRGGDVTFHGPGQLVGYPILDLTRHRRDLAWYMRSLEEVFIRVAGEFGINAGRIDGARGAWVGNDKLVALGVHVSRWVTSHGFAFNVNTDLRFFDWIVPCGLRGKGVTSLQKLLGRPVSMDVAVEYVIRHFGVVFGLEMKRPKQQASMAGQPARPVHR
- the lpdA gene encoding dihydrolipoyl dehydrogenase translates to MAEAPKYDVAVIGSGPGGYVAGIRAGQLGLKTVLIEKDNKFGGTCLHVGCIPTKDLLLNAEVYDYFKHAQEFGIECKEYSVDWTAVQARQNKVVTKLAKGVEFLLKKNKVEIVQGFGQLSGPGRITVTDSNKKSREIQAKNIILATGSEAKMLPGLEPDAKTILTNKEILSLKKLPKSMVIIGSGAVGVEFGSIFKRFGTDVTIIEMLPRIVPLEDEEVSATLEKSFKKQGIAIHTQAKVEKVSKTAKGVTVDFTDAQGNAQKLEAETCLVAVGRSPNTQGIGIEKTRIRLERGFVKVDPYMRTDEPGVYAIGDIVAGSPLLAHVGSMEGIVAVTHAAGKPVEPINYRQIPNCTYCEPEIASAGLTERQAREAGYNVKVGKFPFVGNSKATILGMQEGFVKIVSDGHYGEILGVHMIGPRVTEMIAEAVVVMRLEGTVEDLERTIHPHPTLTEAVPEAAHAVHGMAIHI